Sequence from the Prunus persica cultivar Lovell chromosome G5, Prunus_persica_NCBIv2, whole genome shotgun sequence genome:
ACAACACAGAGAATAAGTGGCTATCCTTGTCTGGTCACTAATAAAAACGCTATTAGGGACCACAACTTTGGTCACTAAAGGGCTTACAATTTGGTCACCAAAACATGCATTTTGGTCACCAAAACATGCATTTTGGTCATTGAAACTGGGTCACGCGCCCACATTAGTGACCTACTTGCTTGGTCACTAATGTATTTCAAAAAATTGGTAACTAATCAGGTTTACCTCTCCATgttctttatttattgtattacaatataagatcacaattaatttcttttaaacaGTGCTGTAGATAAAATTTATAGCATCAAATAATTCATTGCATTCAAAAGCAATCCATATATCTAACATTCTTTCAACAAATTCACAAGATgtctcaaaaacaaaatgctaCATATTTATGTTCAACCTAAAGGTCAAGCGattcccaaaaacaaataacataAGATTCATCACCAGTAGATTGTCTTCTGCTCTTTATCCATCAGACCTGCATCAAACAAAGAATAATGTCAGTTCTTACTTGGGATGCACTAAACCGGGAATTAACTAAATGGAAGAATAATTAAACTCGAGCTAGCTAGCTAACCTCATTGATGATGAAGTTGAGGATAACTGCTCCAGCAATCTTTTTACTAGTGCATCTGTCTCATTTTGCCTTGTCAATAAACCTTCTAACTGATACTTTTGTGCTTCTGAATTCTCCTTCATTTCAAATAACTCATTTGCTAGAAGCATACATTGTTTCTCTGCATCATCAGCCCTTTTAGTTGCCTCATCTGCCTCCTTTTAGCCTCCTCAATTGTAGCATGACTGCATTGTCCGGCTTTAAATGTTATGGTTTTCGGACCTGCTCCTAAGCCACGTATATAACTCGATCTAGGTGGACCAACAACTTTAGAAAGAACTGAGTCATATATTTCATCATCAGACATCAATTCAACAGATTCCTCATCTGTTTGCCGCAGGTTCTTCAGCTTCTTCATCTCATCCTACACAGTCAAATGCGGCTAGGTTCTTTGTGCTAAATCAAGTGAGCTGAAACAAGTCAATGCGGCTAGGTTCTTCTCCAGTTTCAGAATTTCTCTATTTCATGTAGTCAAAGACCACCATCATGTTATTTACAAGTTTCATAAATtataacttcaaaaaatttcaatgtaAGAAGATTGTAAGGGTCAAATGAAGCTtacattttcatatttaatacGACTAAAGACCTTTGTCCCAGCACAATGTgtgatcttcaatttctttctattttccttattttctgCACTACTTTTCTGCAAAAAATGAATCCAATTTCTTTCTTAGTTCTAGAAAAGTAATAGACTGCAAAAAATGAACTCGAGCTATACACAATATCGAAATGAAGAGGAACTAGATAGTGCCTCACCTGCCACTCATCTTTTTGCCATAATTGAACTAGATAGTTCCAATCATCCTCTCCCACTGTTTCATGTGCCCAATTGCAAAATTAATGAACTCTTTCACCCCATGAATAGACTGTGTTTTTCCCCTAGTGTGCATATGAATCCAACTCTTATCCATCTCtaatcaaacccaaaaaagaaagaaaaaaagaaagtagtgGTAATTAATCTAAATTTGGGTTTCATGGTCTTACATGTACACGTATGAAACTAGCCTAAAGCAAACAAAATAGGGAAGACAATAATTTTTGAGCCTGCCCCAAGAATCAAATTAACTAAGTTTGAAATGGCTGTTAATCTGTCAATACTAATCAGTAACCACTAATGGAGTCCCCAATAGCATTTTAGATTACAATCAAGTAGAACACAACGCAATAGGAATAAGAGTAAAGAAAAAGCAAGAATGAAGATGAGAACCCATTATGATTTCAATAAACTCTTTAAGTTGCAAGGTAAAACCTAAGTGCTTTTGATCAAGAGAGGACAAGTAACAGACAACAGAGCAAGTAACAAACGGTGAAGTAAAACATGCATATTTTAAGTCCAATTGTCTCGGATCCATATATCAAATAATGTATGGTGCTCCTTGCTCTAtcaatgaaaaaattattgacaTGACTGTCCAATTACTTTcagtaataaaataaacaatccCAAACTTCCCATAAGCGTAGTCTATACTCTGGAACTCCAAACAGATTAATTCCTGAAACTGTTCCCTACATTGGATGTAGTGCTAGCAACCATAATCTCGACAAATTTCTCAATGATGGGAAAAATAACAAGTTCATTAGAGTTTCTCCAACCTATAATACATAAAATTTTTCGTTCGGAAGAAAACACTAGCAAAATATTTCCCTATTACAATTGAAACTCTCGTAGCATGTATCAATGCCACCCCAACTGTGAATTCAGTGTGAGAAATGTTGAGATTTGGATTGTCAAGGGAGCTAGAGAGCAAaagactgagagagagagagagactgagcaAGAAGGAAATCAATATGGTTATGACCACTACTCCTCTGCTTAACCGTTGCAGCAGAGCCAGCTCTATTCATGCCCAAAATGTGTTCTTACATCAGCAAATACAATCTAACCGTTGTGAAGGATAAACCAATGTGAATATGACACATGGCATTACAAAGCTTTACAACCGCTGAAATAAGAGAGACAATCCTAAGCCTTACACTTGGCATATGAGCTCAAGGTGCTCAGCTAACAGATGACTTAAATGGACTGAATATAAACTGACTAAGTGATTACTAACTAATCACAAATTAGCTAGGCAGTTTACATTTTAACAAGAAAGAACACAGAAGGGATAAAGTGGGACTCGGAAGAGAGAAATCTATGAAACCTGTTAAGTTCACATGAGTCAATGGATTCACATTGAAACTTATTAGTTTAACACTCAAACCCTGCCTAATTATGATTTGTAGTGAGAAAACCATCAAATCAAGATCCCACTACTAGACAGATGATTCTGAACCCCAACACAGTTGATAAAGAGTGCATTGTAACTCCAATTAGACAATAAGAATGACAGTAAGAATAGAGACAAGTGAAAAAATTGTGTGCTTTGCCCTTCTTTAGTAAATTACTTATGGGAAGTTCGGAATGGTAATGGAATGCTATCACCACACCAGGGCAAATACAAAATACAGACCCACGGGTTCTGTATTCTTCAGGTTTTGTATAATTATAAACACATTTTCAGGTTCtgtattcttctttttaaacctctatacaaatatatatatacacaataaGAAAATCAAGGGATTGTGAAGGGGAGAAGAAAAGTCGTCAAACAAGCAGAAAATCTACAAACCCGAATAGCATTTCAGATTACAATCAAGTAGAACACAATGCAATAGGAATAAGAGTAAAGAGAAAGCAAGAATGAAGATGAAAACCAATTAGGAATCAAACAGCCAGAGATCGAAGATTTCTTACCAGAGAAGTTGATGGTCTCAAAAGTTGATTAGGATCTCACTAGCCTCAAGGTCGTttctcaaaatcaaaacttcTGCAACACAGATTAGGAAGTTAAGGCATCAAGCTTTATGGAATCACTCCTCAGAATCGAAATTCAAAGAGAAATCAAAactaaaatcaaaattgaaccTAAAATCAAGCTCTGCCTGAGCACCAAACGAAAACCTAGCTGCTTTAAGGACACAAAATGTAGCTCGCTCTAATCTGTCACTCTGATCGCGCGCTCGCTCAGATCTCTCGCCCGTATCTTGCTCTGGTCTCGCGccatctttgttttctttttgatgcAGAGCgtgttttgaaaaagaaaaatctaagtTTAAAAAACGTTAATTGGTCACTGATGTATTAAATAACGTAAGTAAGACCTTGGCATTTGTGTTGGTCACTaactttataattaaataaacatttgaCACATGGCGTTGTCTCATTGCCTTAAATAAGAACTTTGGGTGGGTTCACTATATCAGAACCTctctcaaattttaatttattattttttcactaACCCTCTCAGACTCACTCTGTATCtgtctctcactcactcacgaAACCCTACACTATTTCTCTCCCGATCTGAGACTAACCCTACCTCATCGGCCGCCATCTCTATCGCGcgctctctctgtctctctctgtctctctctctctctctctctctctcttagtcACATATTTAAGTCTCTTAGAGACGCGAGACtcattctttttctccaaaccTAACCAAACatcaatccaatatcattgGTTTTTGGAGCGAATCCTTGTAAATTTTGGAGGGCTCTGGTTCATTCTAAGGTAATTTGTATGTATTTGGTTTGGATTCttagttgttttcattttccctaATTTAGTAGATTATTAGGGTTTCGAAATTTTGGTATTCTGTTGAAATTAACgcaattttttcttaattttgcaGTTGTTGTGCTTAGTCTCTGTGGGTTTGGATTAATAGGCAAAATTGAAGGTATAAATATTTCTGTCTCAATCTCTGTGTGTGGCTTAAAAGGAATGGGAGAATTAGAATTAGatatttttaaatcatcaGCTCCACATGGCTTTACTTTAGATGTATggatttttggtattttctttctttatgtgAATAGGATCTGACCTTCAATTTTAATCTTCCTGTGTTCTGTTTGTTCTGCAGATTGTTGCGTTGCAGCTTTCTGGTAAGCACTCTTATACTATGACATTTTCATGTCAATGATTTCATTGTATActctgttcaatttttctgTACTCAGTGTTGTGAATTATCTAATTTGTTCTTTGTAACATGATCACAGTGGTCCGAATTGCCCCGAATTGTGTCTTTGCACTGAGGTATCGTATTAATATAATTGATTTCGATGTGATAAAATTTATGAATAAATTAGCAATGTGGTTTTCATCAATTTGAAAGATGAAATTCAGGCTTAGCTTTGCCCTTCTGCACTCTATTACTACATTTTCCTAGACGTAGACATACATGGaatttagttttgtttatgtttggatgctttctttattgttttcagatttaatttctcatttttttatcTGTGTATTTTAGGTTCGATTGTTAGCCTTGAATctgtttcaatttatttaattgagtTGTCTTGAATCTGTATTTTGGCATGAATCTACTTAACTTCTTGTTGATTAAATGCAttcattcttttatttgttttctcccttttttccTTATGTAGCATGTTTGTGTTAGTATCTTATTGATGAATGAATGCTAATATTTGgcttaattagtttttttattgaataattatttattgattGAATGACTAGtctatatttgtttttcaaaggTTTAGATTCTGTCATTTTGTGCAGAACTAATCATTTCCTGCTCAGATATTCTATAGTTGTGATATTTGATCAGGATGCAGGTTTGACACTTTGTCGAATTGGAACAATGATGATGGAGAAGCCATGGGAGctgcaaaacatgttttgtTTGCAGCTCCCTTAACTGATACAAGTGAATATATTTGGtgctttactttttttttttttttttttttggtcatggGTGGTAAAATTCAATTTCGTAGTTTTATGATGATTgtgaaatttaatttgatagtttagatatttttttttataaaaaaaaaacaggttaTAGTTGAATTTACATAATTTTGGCAAGGAAAGCCTTTAATTGATGGGCTGCTTGAAAAACTGgtattgttaaaaaaataaacaatattgggcttttgaaaaattcaacaatATTGGgcttttggaaagaaaaaaaaaatataattttgggCTCAACCCAGAACCGACCAAAAAACCAGAACCGAACCTTGTATGTTCGGGTCGGCCCAACTTCGGGTTTCATTTTTGACCCGATCCAACCAGAGAACTGCAGTCTTGGTCGTTTGGCTCACGAGTCAGTCAAAATTTGACCCGATCCAAACCGTGCCCAGGCCTGTCCATAgtggattttattaattaattgtggGTGCTTTGTGTGTCTAATTTTCCACgcggttttattattttttatacaatctCGACAAAATTTTCCATAATAAGTTTTGTTCACACTTGAAAGTGGTGCAGGACTTTTCAAACTTATCGGAGAGATATACATGGaggagaaaaggaagaagtaAAAGTACTGCTGGGCAGTAAATTATGAGCTTCTCAACATGTTAAATTCAATGTGACAATTTTAGTCAGACCCTCATTTTTGGGTGGCTCAGGGCCAGAAATTAAATAAGGTCTCTCACACACGCCTATAAACACCGCCgcctctctttcctctctccGCTTCGTGTTTTAAAGTTTTGTCACCGGAAGAAGTTGTGGACCGGGTCGGGTAAGAGCAGATCGAACAAAATCAAATGGAATCGTTTAAGAGTAAGGTGGAGGAGGAGTACAACCCGTTCAACATGTCGATGAATAAATCACGCTTGTCGAGACTCATTCGAACGGAGTTGGAGGATATGCAATCCAATCCCTCTGCCGATTTCATGTGCCTCTCGCTCGAGGTtacgtttttatttatttataaatattcttGTTCTTTGagttttggtttaatttcaCTTTGAAGGATAAGTTAAGAATTTGGATTCGTGATTCTGATTTctatttgaattttgggtCTTGGGTTCGACCCCAATTATTGTTTTTAGCATTCGATTTTGTTTtaagataattttttggtcattttcaaaaaaataaaaaagccttTAGTTTTTTTGAAGAACTAAAAAGACAAGGGCATAATTTGTcgcttcattttttttttggctttctgGCTACTGAAATTGGGCTTGTTGTTTGgccaaaatggtaatttgacACATCATTGATATTTGTTTTCAGTCGAACCTGCGGGACttgcaatttgcaatcagaggcCCTAATGGAACTGAATTCGAGGGTGGGATTTATCATGGCCAGATCAAGATTCCGGAGGAATACCCACACAAGCCTCCTATAATCACGTTGTTGTCGGTAATATCATATGTTACTGCTTTTTGAGGTTTATGGACTCTTTTGCAACTtgggtcttttttcttttttaaattatcaCAGTCATGATGTGTATACTTTACTTGCAGGAAAATGGTCGCTTCAAAACCCAAACCGAGATCGATTATTTCAGcaatttttttgggggtccACGCAATAAATGTACATTTCATTCTTTTTGAGACATTATGTATGCTAGTATATAATGTTAGAATACATCTATTAAAACACTTGCTAAAGAAGAAGACACACGTAATCCACCAAAACACAAGCTATTCTTCTACTCTCAGTAAACCAAAATGCTTTTGCTAATGGATATGGTTTTAGCCTCACTATTATAAGTTTGTCTTCACTGCGTGCCcttgttttttatataatgTGCCATCGTGTTAGTCTTAATGTACTGTTGCTGTTGGCAGTGCGACATGCTTTACTTAGACTTATCGAGTTATTGCCCACCTACCCAGATGGTGCGTTGGGTTCAGTAGAATACGATAAGGAAGAAAGGCGTGTCCTGGCAATCAAATCTCGTTTAGCAGCCCCAAGATATGGCACTGATGAACGGcagaatttaattaattaggtaCAATACTTACACAAGGTTTCCTTGCAACCAACATCGACTAACATTTCATGATGAAAGCTTTGCTTAAGGATTATATTAATTTCGCAGATTCATAAATATATGCTAAGCAAGACACCCCCAGTTCCTTCAAACGGGGGAGGGGACCAAAATGATCGAGCCAGAAGAAAGCAGGGCATagttaccaaaaaaagaaaaagaaagcaggacaagattttattttgtaataatACAGTTAATGCTCACAACTGCGAGCGGGTAGGATTTTTCGATTTTGAGAAGAAGCTCAGAAGCCCTTGAACGAATCGGTGAAACTATTGTTTTTTGAAGGACAGCGATATTTTATCACATTTTCATCCATTTATCATCaatatattgaaaatttcCTTGATAATTTCAGTCCTAATATTTTCGTTCAAGTGGAATAATTTAGTCGTGCACACAGCTCAAGTCGGGTCGTTTTTCGATTGACCCGTGGACCAAACCGATCAAACTCTCGGTTCTCAAATCAAGTCTGGTTAATGTTGAAACTCAAAAGTGGGCCCACCCAAATAGGTCTGGTTCGATTCTGGCACTTTAGTCGATTTTGGGCTTTAGCCCAATATTAGTTTTTTGTAAAGCCCAAATCATTTCTTTCCCAAAAAATTAAGGGAGCTTCTATAGTGAGTGGgaagttataaggggtgttTTTGAGGGGTATGTaagagccgttggatttcatccaacggtgagtttttaaaagaggGTGCATGTAGAATCGGGTTGAAATCTAACCCGTTAGAAaccctctttccctctctgtgaaaaactgaagaacacaatcctttctttttgaatgtaaAGCAAACCCACAATTAGAAGGATCCAAATCTCCCAAACCTTATAGTCACTCCACTGTCATTAGCTCGTTGGGAGGCCTGCGATTTATGGTATCCTGGGTATTACGAAGAATGGCTTTTACCTAGCTGTTGCCCTGTTTTGATTCTATGGCTCAAGTGAAAACCCattctctttttcattcagCTGACAAGATTCCAGATGAAAGCAAAGTAGCATATCTGTTTTTGTAGCTAGAAGCCGCAGCAGCAGTTGTTCCTCGATTTTGGTAGAGATGGAGTCTCAAATACCAAAGAGTCTTCTCTAATGTCCACCACATTCTTTCAAGCTGACTGACTTCAGAGCTCCCgattgattttgagaggtaagttcacttgctggattgattttattgggtcaggtttattttttgtgagggTGGGAAATTCGTCATTTGTGGTATCAATAATGTGTCATTTCCttatgaatattcaatatacttaGTTCATTGTTGTTAGTCGGggtgaaaaattatgaaatgtaggTAAAAGAACCTAAACTTAGGCTTAATGACATTAGGAGTAAGCAGTTGGAGAGGATATTGGGTGAAGTTCTGTAATTGGTGGTTTGAATTacatttgtgttcttagttGAACATGTTGGTTCTAATGTTATTTTGACCAGATTATTTCACAAGAGATGACGTaacttttatgaaattttgctTGTGTTTTGTGTAATCGGAAGTTAGGCTATGCgtattttgtgtcaatttgggcaatgttttgtgtaagtggaatgcattgatatgttgtgatgcagtaatgactgattaatgaatgaataattGCTATGTAGTAATATAGAAGTGGATCAATAATATACGTAGATAAAATGTTTGGGGGCTCAGAGAGTGATGAATGTGCAACAGCTAATGGGAGGGTTTATATTCCTGAAGtaagaaatgaggaaacaCCAGCAGTTGGGATGAAGTTTGACTCGCTTGACCtcgtttacaatttctataatagATATGCATTCTTGGCTAGCTTTGGTATTCGACTTCATTCTAGCTTTTGGGGGGAAAATAAGAAAGATATTTTGaggaaagaatttgtatgttgcAAACAAGGTGCATACAGGAAGGATGAAACtcgggagagaaaaagacaacGGGGAATAAGTAGATGCAATTGCAAAGCAAAGATTGTGGTTGTGAAGACAAATGGGAGCAAGAAGTATaccatttctctttttacagagggacacaatcataagatgacaccctcagaaagaatgcatttattgAGATCACACCgtcatatttcagattctaCAAAAGTACTCACAAAACAGTTGGGTTCAGTTAATATTCCCATTCATCAGAAGGTAAGTATTTTCGAGGTGCAATCCGGATAAATGGATAAAATCggttttatcaaaaaagataTCTACAATCTTGAATGTAGTATGAATGGGAAGCTGAGGAACCACGATGTTGAACTAGTGACCGAGTATTTTATggctgaacagaaaaaaaatgaggctttttatttcaagattgaGGGAGATGGGCATGACAGGTTTAGTCAATGTTTTTGGGCAGATGCAACTTCTAGACGGGCGTATGGGTTTTATGGAGATGTTGTTGTATTCGATACCACATTCAACACGAATCGATACGACTTGACATTTGCACCAATGTTGGGAGTTAATAACCATGGTCAGACAATTGTCTTAGCATGCGCATTTTTGAGCAAGGAAACGACTGAGTCatttgtttggatgtttgagGAGTTTAAGAAAGCCATGCCAGGTGGGGAACCTAAAACGATCATTACAGATCAAGATGCGGCAATGGCCATAGCGATTTCAATAGCCTTCCTGAGTACATTTCATCGACTTTGCATATGGCACATCACATCAAAGTTCTCTGTTAAGTTACCACGTGACGCTTATAAGGAGTATTGGCCTGAATTTCAGAAAGCCATATGGGATACTGACAATAAGGATGAGTTTGATGcaaaatggaatattgtggTTACAAAGGCTGGTTTGACTGACCATCCATGGCTAAGttcaatgtttgatttaaGGGAATCTTGGGTTCCAGCCTACGCAGGACAATTTTTTGCCGCTGGAATGTCAAGCAGCCAAAGAGCGGAAGGTTctcatggttttttcaagcaataCATATCAAGGAGAAATTCGTTGATGGATTTCATAATACGATTTGAGAGGGCACTTTCTCATCAACGTGAAAAAGAGTTAGTTGCTGATCACGTAGATGCATTTGAAGTGGCTCAATGTCTTCTACCGATgccaatgaacaaacaaatggctaccttgtacacaaggacaatgtttcaaaagtttgagCAAGAACTAATACAAAGTACAACATGTTTCCTAGAGCTCAAAACAGAGGATGCTTGTAAAGTTGTGTTCAACGTGAgcgaaaggaaaaattgggaaacaagaGTGGCACAAGTCGTATATGTCAAAGATTCTGACCACGCATCGTGTAGCTGcaaaagatttgaatttgttggaattatttGCAAGCACATCCTAGCATTGTTCAGAAGGGACCAGATTGAATATATGCccgataaatatattttgaagatgTGGAAGAAAACTGCGAAATCTGGATTGGTGTCAGATGCAAATGGCAACGAAATTAAAGACTGTGCAGATCCTGGCCTTCTAATAAAGCGGAGTACAATGTCTCGACTTGCTTCAGATGTGGTTGAGGATGCATTAATGAGTGAAGAAGGATGTGAGCTACTGTCAGAGACTCTAAAAAGTTTGCaggtgaagttgaagttgctgAAGGATGGACCAAGTAATAACGAAGTTGGAGGGTCCAGctctcaaacacaatataTGAAAAAGACCCTAAGAGAGTGAGGTGCAAAGGAAGGTCGAAAGGAGTAACGGGAGCAACGGAAAAGGCAATGAAGCAAGGGATTAGACACTGTCGGGAGTGTGGACACATTGGTCATGATAGAAGACAATGCCCAGCCTTGAACACACCGTAAGATGCTAACACTATTTGTAATAacatctaaaatatgaaaaggtaAAATTTTTATGTGCTTGTGTTTGATGTTTATGCAGGACATCACCGTCGAACAATGACGAATCAACTCCAATACATCGTAGTGACCCATTATTCGACGATTTTGACAGGATGCACGGACCAACTGAATGATTTAGATTTGTATTAGACGAAATGTGGTTGTTATGAAGATTAATGAATCAAGTGAAGTTTTATAGATTCAGTTTTTGAATgttattgtgtttttgtttatgtccACCGATGAGCTCTTACTATGTCCACTggtaattgaaatgaaaatttgcttggtttcattcttccatgaaatttggagacatgttaattttacgtcttctccctatttataaattttcataGACATTTGATCAAGTATGAAATTTGTAGTTATGTGAAGAAGCAATGACTTTTACCATGTAAAATGGGCAGTTTAGggtgaaatttgttttaacagagattcatttttcaaatccTCATGGCAATGCAGCAATTACAGCAGCCAGCTGTTGTTTCCATTACCAGTAATCATTTCCAGCAGTAGCCACTTTTTCCGACTGGTTATTAGGGGCACGATTTTGTACACTTTTGTAAGTGAAGGATACTTGAAGCACTTTGTTGGAACAGAGCAAATAGAAAGCAGcgggtaaaaaaaaaacataacattcAAAAACTGCATTTCGATACTTAggtgaaaaatattaaagggTACACTAACTTACATAAATACTCATAattccacacacaaaagaacATTTGATTGCAAAACATATTATGTGCTTCCTCATAGCAATACCACGATCTCCCCAACCAACTGAACAACGGTAGCCACAATCACTGGGTCGTACTCGTCAGCTTCTTCTTAGCAGGTCTCACATGCTTATGGCCACTCATATCCCTAGTGATATACACGAAATAAATCTTCAAcaatatttggaattttattatatataaataaaccataaaccatTCAGTAAACAATGTATAGCACATGTTATGTTACTTATGACTCACGTGTCAGTTTTTTTTGAACACATTAGTACTCCAGCTCTTTAATGTAAATGGACATGATAAGGAGCATTTACTGATTCCCGGCTTTCTGTGATATTGACTGCTTCTTGAataatatttccatatttgcaaaatataatgttaGACATTATAacacatgatgacttgcaatacatagtcccaataattatatatcaagcaaatgaaactggtatttgtgttattttaagtTAGATAATGACATTAAGGGAGTATATGTGCAATACCACGGTCACcctcaaccaactgaacagCGGTAGCCGCAATCACTTAGTCGTATCGGTCGGCTTCTTCCGAGCAGCTTTGACGTGCTTATGCTCATTCATGTCACCCCCATCGTCTAGTATCTCTCTCACAGCATCAGGAGACACATAGTTCCAATCATAACTTGTATGAGTAGTTGCCGCAAATGCTCGGAATTTGTCGAATCCTTCGTTGAATGCCAACTCCAGTTCAGTATGGTGCTGTTCGCATCGCATATGGTTCATCAAACAacctttcatttcatcattcattacTGTATCCAACTCCTCAGCTTTCAGCTTCCTGCTATGACTCAGCTTCAAGTACTTGTTCTTTTGGGATAACGCTTTGTTCACCCTAATGTTAAGATCAGCCAAAATTGCCTCGTCTT
This genomic interval carries:
- the LOC109949189 gene encoding protein FAR1-RELATED SEQUENCE 5-like gives rise to the protein MFGGSESDECATANGRVYIPEVRNEETPAVGMKFDSLDLVYNFYNRYAFLASFGIRLHSSFWGENKKDILRKEFVCCKQGAYRKDETRERKRQRGISRCNCKAKIVVVKTNGSKNMNGKLRNHDVELVTEYFMAEQKKNEAFYFKIEGDGHDRFSQCFWADATSRRAYGFYGDVVVFDTTFNTNRYDLTFAPMLGVNNHGQTIVLACAFLSKETTESFVWMFEEFKKAMPGGEPKTIITDQDAAMAIAISIAFLSTFHRLCIWHITSKFSVKLPRDAYKEYWPEFQKAIWDTDNKDEFDAKWNIVVTKAGLTDHPWLSSMFDLRESWVPAYAGQFFAAGMSSSQRAEELKTEDACKVVFNVSERKNWETRVAQVVYVKDSDHASCSCKRFEFVGIICKHILALFRRDQIEYMPDKYILKMWKKTAKSGLVSDANGNEIKDCADPGLLIKRSTMSRLASDVVEDALMSEEGCELLSETLKSLQVKLKLLKDGPSNNEVGGSSSQTQYMKKTLRE